A stretch of Microbulbifer bruguierae DNA encodes these proteins:
- a CDS encoding type 2 periplasmic-binding domain-containing protein: MIPLIFSSRKAYWSTLGLLVAAGVALCLWNSGQRTVLPQLGDYHLYRCETGAAKAPVFSLHLISFVLAQQMAERLCTTREIQQYYGAVQVSWKPRGFLNAEEILSENYDLIWSRASSMTGLLPEYTEFYEPLLRYDHYRVYWFSRGAVPELTAEYFHGKRIGLLKDKLSHTLYLLPLASLKAAGIEFATENLVYFDDAVKLYQAFARGELDLVSGGDYVEQELDIPLSRTLISDDVIAATLFVRKSRPRTADCAIARVFDEFTEDNQQWRRAFQGSGDCGN, translated from the coding sequence ATGATTCCGCTGATTTTCTCAAGCCGAAAGGCATACTGGAGCACGCTGGGGTTACTTGTCGCCGCAGGTGTCGCCCTTTGCCTGTGGAACAGTGGTCAGCGTACCGTCCTGCCGCAGCTGGGCGATTACCATTTGTACCGATGTGAAACCGGAGCGGCGAAGGCACCGGTTTTCAGCCTGCATCTGATTTCTTTCGTACTGGCTCAGCAAATGGCCGAGCGTCTTTGTACTACACGAGAAATTCAGCAGTATTACGGTGCCGTGCAGGTATCGTGGAAGCCGCGCGGGTTTCTCAATGCGGAAGAGATCCTGAGTGAAAATTACGATCTGATCTGGAGTCGTGCCTCCAGCATGACGGGTCTGTTACCCGAGTACACCGAGTTCTATGAACCTTTGCTGCGCTACGATCACTATCGGGTTTACTGGTTTAGCCGCGGCGCTGTACCGGAACTCACGGCGGAGTACTTCCACGGCAAGCGCATCGGCCTGTTGAAAGACAAGCTCAGTCACACCCTTTATCTCTTGCCACTGGCATCGCTGAAAGCAGCTGGTATCGAGTTCGCTACCGAGAATCTCGTCTATTTTGACGACGCGGTAAAACTCTACCAGGCCTTTGCACGTGGCGAGCTGGATCTTGTGAGCGGCGGCGACTATGTAGAACAGGAACTGGATATCCCGCTGTCCCGCACCCTGATTTCCGATGACGTTATCGCGGCCACGCTCTTCGTACGTAAAAGCCGTCCGCGCACGGCAGATTGTGCTATCGCCAGAGTGTTCGACGAATTTACCGAGGACAATCAGCAATGGCGGCGAGCTTTCCAGGGCAGTGGCGACTGTGGCAATTGA